A segment of the Elaeis guineensis isolate ETL-2024a chromosome 6, EG11, whole genome shotgun sequence genome:
CCCATTAATTCTTTGGTGATGCTCCTTCCGCAATTTCCACCTCATCGTATAAGCGATCGTGCATCATCCTTTTGGTCTGCCATAAAAGAAATatgattattgaaattaattaactATTCAACATGTCATCCCATTGAGAGTTAAACTATATTAGCCATGAAAAGCTGATGACACCATAAATGTCAAATGTAGTCATGATGAACAATATGAGATATTCTATGATAAGGGGCTCTATGATTCTATACCACTCTAAAGCTTGGATTTAGAATGTACAACAGGGTTCCACATCCTTGAAAGAAAAGGAGGTCCTGAACCTTGTAGAAGGATGGCTATCCCATACCCCTATCTCCCCAACCTGgggaaaagaaaaataaactgtTGTAATCCTAGATGAATTGATAAGCCTATTCAAAGAGGAGCAAAAGAACTGGGCAGAAACAGGTTCTGCAAATACCCTTAAGGACCACTTTGAGCTACTGAAAGGACAACAACGTGTAGCACATGTTTCGTCAAAGCAGCAGAAACTCCCAAAACGTCAGTGAAAGAGGGATGAAAAGAGGGCAAGCTGACTCAGTACGTGCTATTAGTGGGACATTTGAAGTGTAATCCATGACCTAGGATGGTAGTGCAGATCAAGTGGATGTGAAACACCAAAAATGGTGAATAAATCAAACAATTTCAGCATAAAGTGCCTAATTCAACAAAAAATGATGGATAGTTGGTAGGGTAGGTGGATTATGTTCAACTCAGTCTTTGTAGGGCTCAAATTAGTGGTTTACATGGCTTATGCTGGTTTCAAACCGGGGACAGAGAGTGGAAAATGAATTAAAATGTATCAATAGAGGGAGAACAAGGATTTAATATGTCTTGCCAAATGAATACATATTAAAGAACAATTATATGGATCTGAGGGAAAGAAAAATTGGGATTAGGTTTTTGTGGGGAAGACAGTTTGACATCTTGTTATTGCTATCTAACAAACCACTGAAGAAGTTTAGGACTGCTGCTTGTACGTGGGGATTGTCTGCATGATATTAGCAGATGTTGGTTAGAGGTTAGAGGTGGGCAGAGGAAGAACCACTGTGAAATGACCATATGCAGATTGCAATTGGATTAAACATTGCAAGGCATTACTGACCCTAATGACTCTCTAGCAGCTGCCAATGATCAGATAGTTGAGGGCTGCTGACAATCTAACCAAACTGGTCTTTGAGGGCATGCGATGATTGTTATGGTGCTCGGTCCGAAGCTAGTGGCCGGATAATTGAATGCGAACTTGCTCTTTTTTTGGTAAGTCTGTTAAAATTTCAACTGAAGGTCAATTAGACTAATCTTAAATTGGTGTCATAAACTTGAGAAGCATATGTGTTGGAGTGAATATTTATGTCCAGTTCAAATATATACATTGCATAAAGTCATGCGGAGCTATGTTTCCATAGTGCTGCAGTGTAAGTTCTTGATATTCTAATTGTAGATACTAATGTTGTCTATGAATGAACAAAGTACACATCATGGACATCATGCTATACACATGTTTGTATATTGAAGGCACCCACTATATCTATCTTCTATAGTTATGAAGTTTTTGATTTATTAAGTTTTGCTATTCATGTAGCCCAGTGAAGGTCAGAATCACATTGGATACTAAACTTAGTTTTCTTTCCTCTTGATTGATTATGGTCTCTTGATGGTCATCTCCTTTCCTTAGTTTAAGTCTTAATGGAGGAGCCCACAATCAAGATATTGCTACATGGACACCTGTGGGCTTTTTCCCATCAGGAGAAACTTATATTCAGTTATCAGTTACACCCCATTTTGATGCATGATCATGCTTTTCTTTAAGCATGGAAACTTAATCTGAAAACAATCTAGATCTTTTACAAAACATAAGAAACTATATAAATGACTAAAGTACCTGATAGCATTAGAACTCATATAAAGCTAAATGATTCTAATAAATAAGTGATTTTGCTAAAAGTAGTGTTACTGAAATACTCTGCACCCAGCTGAAATCATCTGTTGTAATACAAAAATGTTTCTACAACATATGCTTTGAGCTCGAAAAAacacttagaaatttttttatactAGTTCAATCTGATCCTCATTCTACTTATATAAGAAGATATTGACCAAAATTCTTACTCTTCCGCTCGAGCATGAATTTTAAGATGCAACCTGTTCAGTTCAGAAACCTGACCCTCTTTGTACAATAATCCTGCACTTAGATGTCCTTAGTCCTTCATCTTAAGGTATTTAgactattaaatatttatttgtttGAAAGAAAGTGATACAATTTATTTGTGTATTGACTATCACACTCTCTTGTATTATTCAGCTTCCTtaagaacacacacacacacatgtgtgtgtgtataaatgTGTGCGCACGTGTGCAtgtttatatatgtgtgtgtgtgtgtgcatgtttaTACTGAATGTCGTTTGTAGTCTTCATCTTGTCTTTTTGTTAGCAAGGATGGAGGCCTCTGTAAGAACCTAGAATGCCAGAGCTGTACTTGTGTTGAGGGTCATAAGCCCTTGAGGAGAAAATGTGCCACATTTATGTCTTGTCTGTCCTTGCACTAAAAGCAGTTCTGCTGCAATATGAATCTCTTGATGGACATTTCTTACTTTATTGTTATGGTATTGTTCTTTAGAGACATCATTTTGTCAAGAAAAACCTATGCCTTTTCTATCTCATtgcaaagatttaaaatttgaagtgTTGTTAGACTGTTGTTTTTATTCTTGTTTTTTAAGATCCGGCAAACTTTTGTTTTGACATTCCATGTGAAGTTGCTAGACTACTTGAAATTATATTAATCAATATATTGACAAAGAAAAGAGTCATACTCATGATGAATTCCAATTTATTCTTGTAAAGTACTAGTCATTTGTTTGTAATGACCATGTTGGTATGTTATTTTAACTTTCACAGTTATTGGTCTAAAattactccttttttttttctttttccaaaaCAGTTCTGATAAGGATGAGCCAGATGCCAGCGAGGTTGAAACGTCAATGTTGGGCTTTCAGAGCTACTGGAATGCTTCTTATGCAGAGGATCTTGTGAATTTTCATGAACATGGCCATGCTGGCGAAATTTGGTTAGTAGTGCTAAAAAATGCTGACTTAAGTGGCAACTTCCCTGTTTCAAACAATTATCCTTATGATTTAGGCTGTTCTGTAAAATAATCATCTGAATTTATCTGGCTCTTATTGTTTGTTCTGTTTAGCCTATTTGGATTATTATGTGTAACTGCCAACATATGTGTGGTTTTGTCTTAATATCTTTTTGCTCCTTCTATTTCACTTTTCCTATATAGATGATTCATTTACTTGTTATGCATGAGGGAGAGAATTGCAATTAAGAAGCTAAACTATATATTAGCTTCAATGATGGTTATTTGTAAAACATTTCATTCCGTTTCTTCTCCGTGCAACACATATTTAAGATACAATGAGTTGTATATCTGTTTGAAACTTTGAATTCTAATATCTTCTGGGTAGCAATATTTGTATCTCCATGTTTATGTAAGCTATCTGTAGTGGTATTGTGGACTAGTTTCTAGCAAATAGGAATCACCTTTGCAAACAATGCTAATATTGATTGATATGTTGCCTTTAACATTGACTGTTTGGGCTATATGGAAGAAGCAATGCATAAAAAGCTGGTGATGTTGCTCTCAAAAACCATGATTGCTTTGGCGAATATTGCATTTTGGCAGATATAAGCACCATGTtcttaggtatatttgatgatgGTGGTTGTATGAGAGGACTGTATCCGTGGAGACTTATTTTTGTTATATGCACTGCATGTGATTGAACTCAAAGGATAGATTATTTGATGGAACAGTTGCTTTCCTACCAAGCATGTCTGTTTTAAAAAAAATGGTGTGTTTGATGGGTTGGTTGTAACTCCATCACATGATGTGGGAGGAAAGGCAGTAGGCTGTGATCCATCGACCAGTTAGCAGAGATGGAAATTAATTCTTCTCTGTTCTATCTTGCATCTTTAATTCATCAAGAGGCTTTAGGAGCACATAGGATAAAAAGAAAGCAGGTTCTAGTTATCAAGGGAAAAAAATGTGAGGTGTGACTCCCTTGGATAAAGAGAATGAGGGAGCCAACCAGGAGTTCCCCATATATAGTAGTATACAAGACCGTTGAATAGATTTGTCTAGTACCAGACTTATGCTGGTCTTGCACTGCCAGCATTTAATTTTCAGTTCTTGCTTCAGCAGCATGTTTAATTCCGACTCTACTTGTTACTAGTGATTTTGCTGTACTTTTTGCTTTCATATTTTGTGGTGTAAGTTATTGATGGTTTACATTAATCTTATCTTCCATATTGTGAATGACCACTTATTTTTGATTTCCATATTCTTGAGAGATTGGAGAGGTTGGAGCTGGTGTGTTGTCTTAAAAGTGAGATTTCTTCGGTCACCTATAAATTTATCATGGTATCCTgtatattgatcataaaatttacaaATTTACAAAACAGATCATGCTTGGTATATAGTGATTCAACTTAAGTATTAAACAATATGTAGCTGCACTATATGTTGTTTATACAGAGTTTCATGATGAACATGCAATCAGGTAAATACCTTTCACATGCAATCATGTGAATACTTTTTAACCATATTGACTATCTTCATTTTAATCAGCCTGAGGGTTTCTGCATCAATCCCTTTAAGAATCTACTTGTTTATGATTGTGCAAGTGACTTATGTGAGAAAAATGGAAGTAAGCTTTCACCAGAGCAGTTTAAGCCAATAAAGCCATAACATTGGGCAAAAGATCTTTTTCCTAAAATTTGTTGTACAAAAGATCTTTCTTCATGCTGATATCCTACAAATTAGTGTGACCGTATGTGATTATTTTTAATAGTGAATGTGCTCTCTCTAAATTAAAATGTGCCACAGTGTACTTCAATGTGTTAGCCCTTTTATTTTCCCATATTTTGTGGTTTGATTTGTGCAAGATTGGTCAGCGACAAATCAAATAAACAGTTACAAATTTTATTGGGGATAGAACGTAATTTTGCGAACTATAGGTTTCCTATAAGCATAGACAGCCACTCCCTGACAAGATAAAGAATACTTTCAGACCATGAATCAAACCAAGCCTGTTTTTCTATTTGACCACTTGACTTACATAGCTGGGGACCTCTAAACATATTATTTTCAGTTTTAGGTATTTTAAACTCTAGATTCTCTGGATTCTCAATATAGATGGGTCATCTAATTTGCGCTGGTGATATTTTTGAGTTCAAAACCATGAATGCTATAAATGGAATCGTTGTTCATCTCACTTGTCCTATCTCTATCTATGTATTGAGGATTTGATTCAATTGGTTTTTCTTCCTTAAGGTTTGGTGTTGAAGTCATGGGTACTGTTGCAACTTGGACTAAAAACTTGTGTGAGAACATGTCCCAAGGTCGGAATGTGGCTGATGACAGCAATTTTAAATATGAATCTAGTGAAGCCTTCAAAGACTTGTCCAGCTGTAGTGTGCTTGACATTGGAACCGGAAACGGTCTGCTTCTGCAAGAGCTTGCGAAACAAGGGTATTTTTACTGAATATTTTTTCCATACTGTTCGATGATTCTATTTTGCATATAGACTTTTCTAGTTTGTTTGTTTCGTATGGAATGTAAGAATATGTCTGTCATATACTTCCATTTGGTGCCTATTTGGTTTTATGGGATGTTGTGTTGGATGATACTCCATAAGAAAGTTGTGCATCTAGTTTGGTTTCTTGCGCTTCCTGTAATTTGTTGAAGTGGGTACATGATAGCTATATAATACTTCAAGTGCATTCTAAGAGAAAGATATGGGCTTATGTAAAATTTAATGCATTTGTGTTCTCACCAAATTTTGCAATACTTGTTTTGGTTCATATTCAGCTTTGCTGCTTTGTTCATTAAATTCTTTATATTCAAAGACAGATTAGGTCATTTATTATGGCCTTTTGCAGCAATTTCACAAGATACACTGTTCATTGCAGATAATTAAGCCTATAAGTTTATGTATCATTTATACCAGCAAAAGCTGAAGCAACCAACTAAAATTCTCAAAAGAAAATCTTCTTATGGACCATTAAAAATAGGAAAAGGATTAGATGTAGTTCAGTACATCTAAATTGTCGATACTGAGTCAGTGCCGCTCTGGAGTTAGACACTTTTGGCTCTCTTTTTATCCTTGAATCATTTAATATCAACTTTATCAATATTTTATGTTAAAGTGATCTGAATCCCCCAATCTAAAAGGTACACATGTTACAACACAATAGTAAgaaagatattataatttttgataggTGATCGGATAGTGGATGTAGTACCTGCACAGACCTTTTTGTTGGCATCGGCAACCGATGTATTTTCCAATGTTTTTCCTGTTGAATCACTACATTGAAGAAATCAAACAGGATATTATAATTATCAATATTTTGTGGTGCCTTCACGACATGAACCATCATATACCTGTTTCAACCATACAGTATCAGACTACATTTACTGCTGTATTATGTGAGATTGAAAAGTTTATGCCATTGAACATGTTTATAGGGACCAATTGATGGATTGAATCTTTAAGTAACAGTCAGTCCCCTCTTCTTTCTGAATATGTGCAATATGCAAGAAACTAATATTGAACCACTTCTAGTTTCCAGGTTTTCTGATTTGACAGGAACTGATTACAGTGAAGGGGCAATCAGCCTTGCACGAAACCTTGCTATCCGTGATGGATTTCCCCAAATAAGCTTCTTGGTATGTCATAGTTTCAATATGTGGCAATGCTGCTTAACTATTGTTCTCATTTCTGGCTATCATAATGAATCCAATATTGCACTCGTACATACATaaacacatgcatatatatatggatagatataTGATATATCGATACACTGAGATACATAGACATACATATGTATAAACCTGGAACATTTGTCTTTTTTATAAGCTATTGAAGATAAGCTTGGATATGCTttaggtggatactcttacaaTAAAGATATTTGCAATATCGGTCGATAATTCTATATTTTTCCTTGGATGATTAATTAATGGCTATTATTTCTTAAATACATTCTTGTTCATATGTTGCCTTGTTGATGTTCTACTTTGACATCAATAGGTTACACTGAGGCCTGGTTCTGTTCTTTACTTCTTATTGCAGATATCTAGCATTTTTAAGTTAATATTGTGTTTATTTCTATGGGAGTGATTTTCTGTTTTTGTTTTATAAGCTTCAAATCCAGCATTTTTAAGTTAATATTGTTTTTATTGCTATGGGAGTGATTTTCTGTTTTTGTCTTATAAGCTTCAAATCTATCTGAAGTCCCATCATTGGTCTTATGTGTAAATAACAATATGTAATTTTATCATATACAGACGACATTGTTATATTTAGCCATGTCTTCTGACAGCTCTATATCTGTTTTATTGATCTTTGGGTGAATTAGGTTTGCGATGTTGTGTGGCATAACTGCAGGCTTTACATCTACTTGTTTTATTAATGATTTTTGCAAAAATAAGTTAGCTCTGAGGAAAAAAAGGGAACTTTTGCATGGTCATACGTGCTAGTTATATTCCTTAGATATGAATATATTCCTTTTGTCAAACTTGCTATTTTCCTTCTTCATATGGGCATTTTCCAAGTCTGGTGAAACTGTGGAGGGTTATTCCTTGTTACATGGGCTTAAACTGTTTAACCTATTAGGTAGTAGATCTCTGTACCAATCAACAGCCTCCAAGGCTCCGTGGAAGGCTCTTTCTTGATGCAAGTTGCCATTTCCAGGAATTTGGTATCATATTGAAGAGGTGATGTTTGGTTGAAAGCAACTGTTAAAACATTCTCAGACATTGATAAGTCATGTCTTGATccataatgtacacacccaaattTTTTTGTCCAGGTCTTATTGATAAATTTGCCCTCAACTTTGCCTCTGGCTGTTGAAATGATTTGTATGCAAACTTCCATGGGTTATCAAACTTCAGAGGCCATGAAGATCTTTAAGCATTAGTGATGAAATCATATACCTAGTTGTTCATGACAGCATTTGCTTTCTAGCTTGTTTTGAGAGTTGATTAAATTTCTTGCTACCAGAAGTGACTGACATTATACTATGCTGAGTTATGTGGAATGATTTTTCAGATGTGCATTCCTGGTCTATAGAGAAGCTAAGCAACTCGCACCAAGGCAGTAAACCCAGGCTGGGTTCTATGTCAGTTACATGACAGCTCAATGCTACTTGAATCATGTAGTTCTGGCTAATGAAAACTGATATGTGAAAGTCTATAATTTTTAGGTCTCGCCAGAAAGTTACAGTGCAGTTTCTACATGATATTATTGTCTATTGCAACTAAACTTGCAAATCTTAGATTAGTCGAAACCATGGTTAAAAAGCTTGTAGTCGAACTTGATGTAAGATACGCCTTGGACTTGATTCTGATGGGCATTTCTAGGAAATATTAATTCAGTGTAGCATAAAAGGAGTGAATTTATAGCATTAGAGAGGAACATTTTCTGTTCATGTgaggcttcttctttttttttctgttgttGTATAAATATATTATGCTGAAGTTAAAACACCAAATGCATTTAATTTCAGTCAGGTCATAGTCAAGTGCAATTTAATCATTAATTTGGGTAAAATGGCGAGGGTTTTTTATTCTGGGACAACTTATCTTCAAATTTTTCCAAGATTGCTTGCAATACACATAACTGCACTGTTACTTTGTATGttcttgatgtagtttgtttgttTGCATAAATTTCAGCATTTGAGATCTTGATAAAATAGAACTCTAGTATCTTATTTTAATGTATGGCAAAATTATGACTGAGAATTGGCTCTGCTTATCCAttgtgcttttgaaatgttattgcACTTAAAAATTTATCATGTATCACCATTGGCTATAAAGgtttcatatatatgtatatttgcatattttggtTCTTGGATCTTAATTTGACACATTCGTTGTAGGTTGATGATGTTCTGGAGACCAAATTGGACAGAAAATTCCATGTTGTGATGGACAAAGGCACATTAGATGCCATTGGGTTACATCCAGATGGCCCTGTCAAAAGGTAATATTACTTAAAAAGTTAGATTTAGGTACTTCATTGCTGGATATTGCTTTGTATGTTTCAATTTTCTGGTTCCATCAAAATGTTAACAAGTTTCGGATGCATTATATTTGCCTCATAAAATGAGAAAAAAGAAATGTGAATGATTTTCTTCCTTATAACTGATGTATAACCAGATAAAGACTGGATGGATCATTTTTTGTTCAAGCATTTGGGAACTACATATATTAACCATGTCTTGCCTGGCTGTTATGGATTGAGCAATGATTTGAATTAGGTATATCTACCCAAGAATTTGATTAATGCTGCCACCATTTCCGAAAGTATTTTGGTGCATGATTTGGTGTTCATTAGAAGTTAAAAGAAATGATGAGACATGGTGGATATGATATTAATATCATCGGTTGCTTCTTAATTAATGCAGGATAGAGTACTGCAAGATTTTATTTGTATTCATTACGTGTTTTTGTATGATTATTTTTTCAGGATAATGTATTGGGAGTCGGTATCAAACTTGGTAGCTCCTGGCGGGATATTGGTCGGTACTCTATTATCTGGATGGTTTCAGATTTGAATGATCTGTTCCTGTCACCCTtataccttttgttcatccttGACCATCATATTCCTTGTATTTTGTGCTCTTTTTTATCGATGCATTTGAGTACATATCGCAGGTGATCACATCATGTAACAACACCAAAGATGAGTTGTTGCAAGAGGTGGAAAACTTCAACAAAAGAAGGCGTACTGCCGAGGAACTGGACCAAGAGGCAGGCAGTGGGCCTGCTGTCTTTGCGTACCTCGATCATGTCCGATCATATCCTACCATTATGTTTGGTGGGGTGGAAGGGTCCCGCGTGTGCACTGTTGCATTTCTTCGAAATTGAATCTGGAAACAGTTTATGAGTTTTCCAATTATTCACGGAGCAGGGGCTGCTGTTTTGACTTGGAATACCCACTACTTTTATCGCTTCTTGCTTTCTGGTTTGAACAATAGCAGCAGAGATGAACATGTTTTAATTTGGGTTGATGATTGGTGAGGGGAACACTGAACTGATATTTTACTTCTTCTATGCTTGAACTGTTCATTTGGATTTTTAGTTGTCATTGAAGACATTTGACTGCCTATCtagtatagatttttttttttcctgaaaatTTACGTTTGGTTCACTCATGAACAAGCATCAACATTTGAGCACGGGTTAAATCATCTCCCAGAAGGGTAGAattaagtattttagaaatagTGGTCcactatttttctaatttatttgttctactttatttaaaaataatgtatttgaatgaaaaagtgaaataatttaatcttctctctctaatttaCATTAGCTGATTTTTGTTTCTGTATTCTCCAATCAAATGCTGCCTAATTTGGTTGAAGAAATGGCTTTGAACCGACAGACGGTGCGACTGGTTTGTTTAGTTGGTCATCACCCGGAATTGTATCAAGTGATACCGAGTAAATTACCAGCGGTGCCATCCGATTTTTGGTTGGTAAACATACCAATAACTCGTTAGGTTCTCACCCtttttatctatataataataataaaatgatataTAGATATTAGGGATAGTATTTCGTGTTGATATGGAGATTGTAGGATAATTCTtcgtatcaaaattatatatatatatatataataaaaaatattttaaatttatatgataGTAATAAAGTGATATACAAATATTAAGGATGGTATTTTGTGTTGATATGTAAGATTATGGGATGATCGTCCACAATATCATAGAtccaattatttttattttttatattatttagataaaaaataaaaatataaataatatggtaaaaatataaaaaatagtatGATATAAAGAATATTTAGAATCTATATCCATCTATATGTATATAAGTAATAAATATGTATTACATAAAACATTTCATGTTGATACATTATATTATAGAATATTCTCATAGCGTACGATGTTATATGATAATAGTAAAgtgatatttggatattagagGTGGTATTTTGtattgacacgtaagattataggataattttttgcaATGTCAcgtgttaaattttattttttattttttttaaaataaaaatataaataatattaaaaaagataaaaaattatataataaaaaaataaaaaatattttaaatttatatttatttatatctatataataatagtaaagtaatAAATAGATACTAGATATGACATTCTATGTTGGCATGTCAGATTATAGAGTATTTTCATAACGTATGATGTATTCTTATAGTATTTTTCTTTTAACTTAGATCTCAatttaaaacttaaaattttaaagtagTTGAAAAAAAGGAACTTCAACCAGGATCAGATTAGTTTTAAACTTTCTGAGAAAATAAAGTTTGAAACCCACCTTGTTCTTGGAGAATGCGATAGGAAAATCAGGATCCTCCTAAAAAAGGACTTTAATTTTTTTCGAAGTTAATGACGACGATGTGTGGCCGCTGCAAGGCTCGTGCCTGGCCAATCATGTCCATCCTCCCAATAATAAGGATGTATTGCATGTTGAGGGAAGAGCTGAGAGTCTGAAGGTGTTCGGAGAGTTGGTAGGTGAACTCGCGGGTGGAAGTGAGGATGAGGGCGAAGACACCATAGGGATCCTTGGTGAAGCGGTAGAGGATGGAGAGGGTGAAGACGACGGCCTTTTCGCTATCAGTTTGGGTGATGCCAAGGATGTTGTCGTCGATAAGGATGCAAAGGATACAGCGGTGCTGAACGGAGATGGGCCAACCATCAACCATATTCAAACAATCAAGAAAGAATGCAATCGTGTATTCTAATGAACATCGaatgatctgaaataaagtattatatattaaaattttaagattatgcTACATAATTCATCGTACCTACTACattttaaatatcataaattattaatttttaaataattttattattccaATTCGTT
Coding sequences within it:
- the LOC140858502 gene encoding uncharacterized protein, whose amino-acid sequence is MAGIRWPPEDSEMLPPRPPTTADLFSDDDRSVAADSWSIKSEYGSTLDDEQRHVDAAEVLAGGNFAAAASDYSSDKDEPDASEVETSMLGFQSYWNASYAEDLVNFHEHGHAGEIWFGVEVMGTVATWTKNLCENMSQGRNVADDSNFKYESSEAFKDLSSCSVLDIGTGNGLLLQELAKQGFSDLTGTDYSEGAISLARNLAIRDGFPQISFLVDDVLETKLDRKFHVVMDKGTLDAIGLHPDGPVKRIMYWESVSNLVAPGGILVITSCNNTKDELLQEVENFNKRRRTAEELDQEAGSGPAVFAYLDHVRSYPTIMFGGVEGSRVCTVAFLRN
- the LOC140858741 gene encoding DEAD-box ATP-dependent RNA helicase 36-like — its product is MVDGWPISVQHRCILCILIDDNILGITQTDSEKAVVFTLSILYRFTKDPYGVFALILTSTREFTYQLSEHLQTLSSSLNMQYILIIGRMDMIGQARALQRPHIVVINFEKN